The following are encoded together in the Bombus pascuorum chromosome 10, iyBomPasc1.1, whole genome shotgun sequence genome:
- the LOC132911186 gene encoding proteasome activator complex subunit 3, giving the protein MECIMADTTAQKVQEYKDSLKTKAEQLLLKGFPEKIVKLNELLETPGFRNRKLSNVHQDLNVPIPDPIILNHSENESTAKKRKIDNSIDDTSGTKVMVLPNGPVPCNKPLCDLIHIVKPYIRQLLEDSNLLKMWISFLIPKIEDGNNFGVSIQEDTLAEIQSVESEAAAFFDQISRYFISRGKIVSKVAKYPHISDYRRAVQELDEKEYVSLWLVMCEVRNRYCSLHDLVIKNLEKIKKPRSSNAQSLY; this is encoded by the exons GCTGAACAACTATTGCTGAAAGGATTTCCAGAGAAGATTGTTAAATTGAATGAATTATTAGAGACCCCTGGTTTCCGCAACAGGAAATTGTCAAATGTTCATCAAGACTTAAATGTGCCCATTCCAGATCCTATTATTCTTAATCATTCCGAAAATGAGTCTACtgcaaagaaacgaaagatagACAATAGCATAGATGATACCAGTGGAACCAAAGTGATGGTGTTACCAAATGGACCTGTACCTTGTAACAAGCCCCTATGTGATCTTATTCATATAGTTAAGCCTTATATTCGACAACTATTAGAAGATTCTAATttg TTGAAAATGTGGATTTCATTTTTGATTCCAAAAATCGAAGATGGTAATAACTTTGGTGTATCCATTCAAGAAGATACACTTGCAGAAATACAATCAGTAGAAAGTGAGGCTGCTGCATTTTTCGATCAGATATCTAG gTATTTTATCTCTAGAGGAAAGATTGTTAGTAAAGTTGCAAAGTATCCACACATTAGTGATTATAGAAGAGCAGTTCAAGAACTAGATGAAAAAGAATATGTAAGCCTATGGCTAGTTATGTGCGAAGTCCGTAATCGTTATTGTTCCCTGCACGATTTGGTAATCAAGAATTTGGAGAAGATCAAAAAGCCACGTTCTTCCAACGCGCAATCTTTGTATTAA